The following proteins are co-located in the Thermus thermophilus HB8 genome:
- a CDS encoding sulfite oxidase — protein MESVSRRTALKLMGLGAALLAAGSRGFAQQAPTADQLVKGKNPKLLVLSQRPIVLETPYDLLVSQPERTPKEILYIRNNVDLPGYNTVEGASLDGWKVEVGGLVDKPFTFEAKELLELPQHEVTMVLQCSGNGRSLFQPRTSGNPWKRGGVGNVTFRGVRLKDLLEAKGVKLGEKALYITAHASRQGNAPEFVRSVPIHALGHALLALSMNGEPLPAVHGGPIRLVFPGYFGVNNVKWVQKIEFTEAENTTAEQMPRYRVPAIPNANIPFLPQEPGKTYPYSFTNSRPNWLVAINSFIFAPLEGQTVEGPYVRVEGVAFNDGIVPLVSVEVSANGGRTWQQARLERQEKSFGWVRWQATLYLRPGEHEVMARAWDAVGRSQPLDGNIAWNERGYEYNGVMRVKFTVA, from the coding sequence ATGGAAAGCGTCAGCCGGCGAACCGCCCTGAAGCTCATGGGCCTAGGGGCAGCGCTTTTGGCCGCGGGAAGCCGAGGCTTCGCCCAGCAAGCCCCCACGGCCGACCAGTTGGTGAAGGGGAAAAACCCCAAGCTCTTGGTTCTCTCCCAACGCCCCATCGTTTTGGAAACTCCTTATGACCTCTTGGTCAGCCAGCCCGAGCGCACCCCTAAGGAGATCCTCTACATCCGCAACAACGTGGACCTCCCCGGCTACAACACCGTGGAGGGGGCCAGCCTGGACGGGTGGAAGGTGGAGGTGGGGGGACTGGTGGACAAACCCTTCACCTTTGAGGCCAAGGAGCTCCTCGAGCTTCCCCAGCACGAGGTGACCATGGTCCTCCAGTGCTCCGGCAACGGGCGTTCCCTCTTCCAGCCCCGCACCTCGGGCAACCCCTGGAAACGGGGTGGGGTGGGGAACGTCACCTTCCGTGGGGTGCGCCTTAAGGACCTTCTAGAGGCCAAAGGGGTGAAGCTCGGTGAAAAGGCCCTCTACATCACCGCCCACGCCAGCCGTCAGGGCAACGCCCCGGAGTTCGTGCGCTCCGTGCCCATCCACGCCCTTGGGCATGCCCTTCTGGCCCTTTCCATGAACGGGGAACCCCTACCCGCGGTGCACGGGGGGCCCATCCGCCTGGTCTTCCCTGGCTACTTCGGGGTGAACAACGTGAAGTGGGTGCAGAAGATTGAGTTCACCGAGGCGGAGAACACCACCGCCGAGCAGATGCCCCGCTACCGGGTGCCCGCCATCCCCAACGCCAACATTCCCTTCCTCCCCCAGGAGCCGGGCAAGACCTACCCCTACAGCTTCACCAACTCCCGCCCCAACTGGCTCGTGGCCATCAACAGCTTCATCTTCGCCCCCTTGGAGGGCCAGACCGTGGAAGGCCCCTACGTGCGGGTGGAGGGGGTGGCCTTCAACGACGGCATCGTGCCCTTGGTGAGCGTAGAGGTCTCCGCCAACGGGGGCCGCACCTGGCAGCAGGCCAGGCTGGAACGCCAGGAGAAGAGCTTCGGCTGGGTTCGCTGGCAGGCCACCTTGTACCTGCGCCCTGGGGAACACGAGGTCATGGCCCGGGCCTGGGACGCCGTGGGCCGCAGCCAGCCCCTGGACGGCAACATCGCCTGGAACGAACGGGGTTACGAGTACAACGGGGTCATGCGGGTCAAGTTCACCGTGGCCTAA
- a CDS encoding c-type cytochrome, producing the protein MKRILLPPALLLGLGALLALSQTTLPEGPGKELVLAKCQTCHDIGFVARERLSRERWDVVLSEMVMRGLQVTPEERGRILDYLATYLGTEPPPATPPAQETPAPKTGAQVYANCQGCHGPQGEGNPPTFPPLKGHVEKLLRAEGGRAYLLAVVLYGVQGPMKVLGQEYNNVMPGFSWLSDEELALVLNHLAAWGAPEGFRPYKPEEVQAARAKPLTPEEVLKLRQGLKLP; encoded by the coding sequence ATGAAGCGCATCCTTTTACCCCCAGCCCTTCTCCTGGGCCTTGGCGCCCTCCTGGCCCTGAGCCAGACCACCCTCCCCGAGGGCCCGGGCAAGGAGCTGGTGCTGGCCAAGTGCCAAACCTGCCACGACATCGGCTTTGTCGCTAGGGAGAGGCTCTCCCGGGAAAGGTGGGACGTGGTCCTGAGCGAGATGGTCATGCGGGGACTCCAGGTCACCCCCGAGGAGCGCGGCCGCATCCTGGACTACCTGGCCACCTACCTGGGCACGGAACCCCCGCCAGCCACGCCCCCAGCCCAGGAGACCCCTGCCCCCAAAACGGGAGCCCAGGTCTACGCCAACTGCCAGGGCTGCCACGGACCCCAGGGCGAGGGCAACCCTCCCACCTTCCCGCCCCTCAAGGGCCATGTGGAAAAGCTCCTGCGGGCGGAAGGCGGGAGGGCTTACCTTCTTGCGGTGGTGCTCTACGGGGTCCAGGGGCCCATGAAGGTCCTAGGCCAGGAGTACAACAACGTGATGCCCGGCTTCTCCTGGCTTTCCGACGAGGAGCTGGCCCTGGTGCTGAACCACCTGGCCGCCTGGGGCGCCCCCGAGGGCTTCCGTCCCTACAAGCCGGAGGAGGTGCAGGCGGCGAGGGCCAAACCCCTCACCCCCGAGGAGGTTCTGAAGCTCCGCCAAGGCCTCAAACTGCCATGA
- a CDS encoding MOSC domain-containing protein produces MKGQVVSLHLGLGSGLPKPRVEALELVAGFGAKGDRHAGKDPDRAVLVAGLSAYEKAQGAGIPLPYGALGENLLLDLDPHALPPGARLRVGEALLELSQVCPVCKSLSQFDLRLPKLLYGGRGVYARVLEGGVVRVGDPVLVLAPAR; encoded by the coding sequence ATGAAGGGGCAGGTGGTCTCCCTCCACCTCGGCTTAGGCTCCGGCCTCCCCAAGCCGCGGGTGGAGGCCTTGGAGCTCGTGGCGGGCTTTGGGGCCAAGGGGGATCGGCACGCCGGCAAAGACCCCGACCGGGCGGTCTTGGTGGCGGGGCTTTCCGCCTACGAGAAGGCGCAAGGGGCGGGGATCCCCCTCCCCTACGGGGCCCTAGGGGAAAACCTCCTCCTGGACCTGGACCCCCACGCCCTTCCCCCGGGGGCGCGGCTTAGGGTGGGGGAGGCCCTCTTGGAGCTTTCCCAGGTGTGCCCCGTCTGCAAGAGCCTCTCCCAGTTTGACCTCCGCCTGCCCAAGCTCCTCTACGGGGGCCGGGGGGTGTACGCCCGGGTCCTCGAGGGCGGGGTGGTGCGGGTGGGGGACCCGGTCCTCGTCCTCGCCCCGGCCCGCTGA
- a CDS encoding bifunctional metallophosphatase/5'-nucleotidase has translation MKRREVLQAGMALGGLAGLGRALAQGGFTLTLVHTNDTHAHLEPVELTLSGEKTPVGGVARRVALFDRVWARAKNPLFLDAGDVFQGTLYFNQYRGLADRYFMHRLRYRAMALGNHEFDLGPGPLADFLKGARFKVVSANVDASREPRLKGLFAPYAVVVVGGERVGIIGLTTPDTREISNPGPTVAFLDPYESAQKAVYELLAKGVNKIVVLSHLGYGEDLKLARRLVGVQVIVGGHSHTLLGSFPHKELSPAGPYPTVVKNPEGKDVLVVQAWEWGKVVGLLEVTFDAKGELLAYKGEALLMTPEAAPEDFFAKEALLAYAQPVMALMQQVIAEAKVDLVGERAVVRRRESNLGNLITDGMLWKTRNAGTQIALQNGGGIRASIPKGPITVGKVYEVLPFGNTLVVMDLKGKEILAALENGVSQWENTAGRFLQVSGLRYAFDLSRPAGSRVVRVEVKTEKGYVPLDLEATYRVVVNNFIANGGDGFTVLKEAQGYRVDTGFSDAESFMDYLKELKVVEAGLEGRIEVLNEPKGERPAYFAYRVPGLVGV, from the coding sequence GTGAAACGGCGGGAAGTGTTGCAGGCGGGTATGGCCCTAGGGGGGCTTGCGGGGCTCGGGCGGGCCCTGGCCCAGGGGGGGTTCACCCTGACCCTGGTCCACACCAACGACACCCACGCCCACCTGGAGCCCGTGGAGCTCACCCTCTCCGGCGAGAAGACCCCCGTGGGGGGCGTGGCCCGGCGCGTGGCCCTTTTTGACCGCGTCTGGGCCCGGGCGAAAAACCCCCTCTTCCTGGACGCCGGGGACGTCTTCCAGGGCACCCTCTACTTCAACCAGTACCGGGGCCTGGCGGACCGGTACTTCATGCACCGGCTCCGCTACCGGGCGATGGCCCTGGGGAACCACGAGTTTGACCTGGGCCCCGGGCCCTTGGCGGACTTCCTCAAGGGGGCGAGGTTTAAGGTGGTCTCCGCCAACGTGGACGCAAGCCGGGAGCCGAGGCTCAAGGGCCTCTTCGCCCCTTACGCCGTGGTCGTGGTGGGCGGGGAGCGGGTGGGGATCATCGGCCTCACCACCCCGGACACCAGGGAGATCTCCAACCCCGGGCCCACCGTGGCCTTCCTGGACCCCTATGAGTCCGCCCAGAAGGCGGTCTACGAGCTCCTCGCCAAGGGGGTCAACAAGATCGTGGTCCTCTCCCACCTGGGCTACGGCGAGGACCTGAAGCTCGCCCGGAGGCTCGTGGGGGTCCAGGTGATCGTGGGCGGCCACTCCCACACCCTCTTGGGGAGCTTCCCCCACAAGGAGCTTTCCCCGGCTGGACCCTACCCCACGGTGGTGAAGAACCCCGAGGGGAAGGACGTCCTGGTGGTCCAGGCCTGGGAGTGGGGGAAGGTGGTGGGCCTCTTGGAGGTCACCTTTGACGCCAAGGGGGAGCTTCTCGCCTACAAGGGGGAGGCCCTCCTCATGACCCCCGAGGCCGCCCCCGAGGACTTCTTCGCCAAGGAGGCCCTCCTCGCCTACGCCCAGCCGGTGATGGCCTTGATGCAGCAGGTGATCGCCGAGGCCAAGGTGGACCTCGTGGGGGAAAGGGCTGTGGTGCGCAGGCGGGAGAGCAACCTGGGGAACCTCATCACGGATGGGATGCTCTGGAAGACGAGAAACGCCGGGACCCAGATCGCCCTGCAAAACGGCGGCGGCATCCGGGCCTCCATCCCCAAAGGCCCCATCACCGTGGGCAAGGTCTACGAGGTCCTGCCCTTCGGGAACACCCTGGTGGTGATGGACCTCAAGGGCAAGGAGATCTTGGCCGCCCTGGAGAACGGGGTCTCCCAGTGGGAGAACACCGCGGGGCGCTTCCTCCAGGTTTCGGGCCTCCGCTACGCCTTTGACCTCTCCCGCCCCGCGGGGAGCCGGGTGGTGCGGGTGGAGGTGAAGACGGAGAAGGGGTATGTGCCCCTGGACCTCGAGGCCACCTACCGTGTGGTGGTGAACAACTTCATCGCCAACGGCGGCGACGGCTTCACCGTCCTCAAGGAGGCCCAGGGCTACCGGGTGGACACGGGCTTTAGTGACGCTGAAAGCTTCATGGACTACCTCAAGGAGCTCAAGGTGGTGGAGGCGGGCCTCGAGGGCCGGATTGAGGTCCTGAACGAGCCTAAAGGGGAAAGGCCCGCCTACTTCGCCTACCGGGTGCCGGGGCTCGTGGGGGTGTAG